The proteins below come from a single Corynebacterium glyciniphilum AJ 3170 genomic window:
- the thiO gene encoding glycine oxidase ThiO, with the protein MRETLVVGAGIAGLSAAWYLRRAGHTVTVVDPDPGNGASHAAAGMIAAVSEVVHQHDAIRPLMLASAAAYPQFIADLEQTVGHPVSYLPTATLGVGATPGDVAAFRNLSDVQRAAGMTVEQLTVRQARRVEPSLAPGISGAFLVADDHQVNPRTLLGALAEAVYSPTGEGPQGRLVRRQVTGVLRDGDVVTGVHLADGRELQGDATVLCPGMSFPDIDGLPEAQCVRLRPVHGDILRARVKPGRPGLLERTVRGLVDGRPVYLVPRADGEIVIGATEREDGFDGVSLEGVHQLLRDAQILVPGAADLELTEIMARARPGTPDDLPYLGGVPGVDGVIVSTGYSRHGVLLAPLCARLAAVLASGKTPENRGRHDATLLSTTSLERTP; encoded by the coding sequence ATGCGCGAGACACTTGTCGTCGGCGCCGGGATCGCCGGGCTCAGCGCAGCCTGGTATCTACGGCGCGCCGGCCACACCGTCACCGTCGTCGACCCTGATCCGGGCAACGGTGCCAGCCACGCTGCCGCCGGCATGATCGCGGCGGTCAGTGAAGTCGTCCACCAGCATGACGCCATCCGGCCGTTGATGCTCGCCTCTGCGGCGGCATACCCGCAGTTCATCGCCGACCTTGAACAGACCGTCGGACACCCCGTCAGCTACCTGCCGACCGCCACACTGGGCGTGGGCGCCACCCCTGGTGATGTCGCCGCCTTCCGGAACCTGTCCGACGTCCAACGTGCTGCGGGGATGACCGTGGAGCAGCTGACCGTCCGCCAGGCACGTCGGGTGGAGCCGTCCCTGGCGCCCGGCATATCAGGTGCATTTCTTGTCGCCGACGACCACCAGGTCAATCCACGTACATTGCTCGGCGCCCTCGCGGAGGCGGTGTACTCCCCGACCGGGGAAGGTCCGCAGGGGCGGCTCGTCCGGCGGCAGGTGACCGGTGTCCTGCGCGACGGTGATGTGGTCACCGGCGTCCACCTGGCCGACGGCAGGGAGTTGCAGGGTGATGCCACCGTCTTGTGCCCCGGGATGTCTTTCCCGGATATCGACGGCCTTCCCGAGGCCCAGTGCGTCCGGCTGCGCCCGGTACACGGGGATATTCTCCGGGCGCGGGTGAAACCGGGCCGCCCTGGGCTGCTGGAACGTACGGTGCGCGGGCTGGTCGACGGCAGACCCGTCTACCTCGTCCCCCGCGCTGACGGGGAGATCGTCATCGGGGCGACGGAACGTGAGGACGGCTTCGACGGAGTTTCCCTGGAAGGCGTCCACCAGCTACTCCGGGATGCTCAGATCCTTGTGCCGGGTGCGGCAGACCTGGAGCTCACCGAGATTATGGCGCGTGCCCGGCCCGGTACCCCGGACGACCTTCCGTACCTGGGCGGCGTCCCCGGCGTGGATGGTGTCATCGTCTCCACTGGATACTCCCGTCACGGCGTACTGCTCGCGCCCCTCTGCGCCCGACTCGCCGCCGTACTGGCGTCCGGGAAGACTCCGGAGAACCGCGGCCGCCACGATGCCACACTCCTCAGCACCACCTCCCTGGAAAGGACACCATAG
- the thiS gene encoding sulfur carrier protein ThiS — translation MPDNITSVTVRVNGRKRSVSSTTTVGDIVSDVTGQDPETEALGLAVALDATIVPRSRWCSAPVHDGAEIEIITAMQGG, via the coding sequence ATGCCGGACAACATCACCAGCGTCACCGTGAGGGTCAACGGGAGAAAGCGTTCCGTGAGCTCCACAACCACCGTCGGTGACATCGTCTCCGACGTCACCGGCCAGGATCCGGAGACCGAGGCGTTGGGGCTCGCGGTCGCGCTGGACGCCACGATCGTCCCCCGTAGCCGCTGGTGCTCCGCCCCCGTCCACGACGGTGCCGAGATCGAGATCATCACCGCCATGCAGGGAGGCTAG
- a CDS encoding thiazole synthase: MTTQQPQTTPLTIGTSPLTSRLIMGTGGATSLEVLEQALVASGTSMTTVALRRFNPTTGTSLFGLLDRLGIDVLPNTAGCYTARDALLTARLGREALGTHRVKLEILADDRTLLPDVIELVDATEELTADGFEVFAYTSDDPATARHLEAAGAVAVMPLGSPIGTGLGILNPHNIELICDRANVPVILDAGIGTASDAAQAMELGCDGVLLASAVTRAQDPASMAAAMRHAVEAGRLARSAGRIPRRPWTQGALASSAPDGLIGSGPGTEAS, from the coding sequence ATGACCACGCAACAGCCGCAGACAACACCACTCACCATCGGCACCTCTCCCCTGACCTCCCGGTTGATCATGGGGACCGGTGGGGCGACGTCCCTGGAAGTCCTGGAACAGGCGCTCGTCGCGTCGGGAACATCGATGACCACGGTGGCGCTGCGCCGGTTCAATCCCACGACGGGAACCTCACTGTTCGGACTCCTCGACCGTCTCGGGATCGATGTCCTCCCGAATACGGCGGGCTGTTACACCGCCCGGGACGCACTCCTCACCGCCCGGCTGGGGCGCGAAGCGCTCGGCACACACCGGGTGAAACTGGAGATCCTCGCCGACGACCGGACGTTACTGCCGGACGTGATCGAACTCGTCGACGCCACTGAGGAACTCACCGCCGACGGGTTCGAGGTATTCGCCTACACGTCCGACGATCCTGCGACAGCCCGGCATCTCGAGGCTGCCGGCGCAGTGGCAGTGATGCCGCTGGGGTCCCCCATCGGAACCGGTCTGGGAATTCTCAACCCCCACAACATCGAGTTGATCTGCGACCGGGCGAATGTCCCGGTGATCCTCGACGCGGGTATCGGCACCGCCTCAGACGCGGCACAGGCCATGGAGCTCGGCTGTGACGGCGTGCTTCTGGCCAGTGCGGTCACCCGTGCCCAGGACCCGGCATCCATGGCCGCGGCAATGCGGCATGCCGTCGAGGCCGGGCGTCTGGCGCGGAGTGCCGGACGTATCCCCCGCCGCCCCTGGACGCAGGGCGCTCTGGCGTCGTCCGCACCGGACGGGTTGATCGGCAGCGGGCCGGGTACGGAGGCGTCATGA
- the moeB gene encoding molybdopterin-synthase adenylyltransferase MoeB, which translates to MTGPLTVPLIEPGAELTAEELSRYARHLTLDQVGMTGQRRLKNARVLVIGAGGLGSPALQHLAAAGVGTLGIVDDDVVEVTNLQRQVIHGVDSLGARKVDSAAATVARINPLVTVERHAVRLDADNVIELVRNYDIVLDGADNFATRYLVSDACTLTSTPCVWGSILRFEGRVSVFCSGPSHDGVTYRDLHPDLPPPGSVPSCAAGGVIGSLPGTIGSLMSTEAVKLITGCGEPLYGRLLLHDGLSMTFRELRITIDTDAPPVTAVEDMVQVCTTDSHPTVSPEDLDARMRAGAVLVDVRDAWERDVVSIPGAVPLQLSALEEIGAAALPTALRSRDIIFHCKSGARSARALDAVAPHFARREENVAHLEGGILAWVRQVQPGSPTY; encoded by the coding sequence ATGACCGGCCCGCTCACGGTCCCGCTGATCGAGCCCGGGGCGGAACTCACCGCGGAGGAGCTCTCACGCTACGCGCGTCATCTGACGCTCGACCAGGTGGGGATGACCGGTCAGCGTCGGTTAAAGAACGCCCGCGTTCTCGTCATCGGTGCCGGCGGGTTGGGGTCTCCGGCGCTTCAGCACCTCGCCGCCGCCGGGGTGGGCACGCTCGGCATCGTCGACGACGATGTGGTGGAGGTGACGAATCTGCAACGTCAGGTCATCCACGGCGTCGATTCGCTCGGGGCGAGAAAGGTCGATTCCGCCGCTGCGACCGTTGCCCGGATCAATCCGCTGGTGACCGTCGAGCGGCACGCCGTGCGACTGGACGCCGACAACGTCATCGAGCTCGTCCGCAACTACGACATCGTCCTCGACGGCGCCGACAACTTCGCCACACGCTATCTCGTTTCCGATGCCTGCACGCTGACCTCCACGCCCTGTGTCTGGGGTTCGATCCTCCGCTTTGAGGGGCGGGTCTCGGTCTTCTGCTCAGGGCCGTCCCATGACGGAGTGACCTACCGCGACCTGCACCCGGACCTCCCGCCACCGGGTTCCGTGCCCAGCTGCGCCGCCGGTGGGGTCATCGGTTCACTACCGGGAACCATCGGCTCGCTGATGAGTACGGAGGCAGTCAAACTGATCACCGGGTGCGGGGAGCCGTTGTACGGACGTCTCCTCCTCCACGACGGTCTGTCGATGACCTTTCGCGAACTACGTATCACTATCGATACTGATGCTCCACCGGTGACTGCGGTGGAGGACATGGTCCAGGTGTGCACGACCGATTCTCACCCGACGGTTTCTCCTGAGGATCTGGACGCCCGGATGCGGGCGGGAGCTGTCCTCGTGGATGTCCGTGACGCCTGGGAACGTGACGTGGTCAGCATCCCAGGTGCTGTACCCCTCCAACTGTCTGCACTGGAGGAAATCGGTGCCGCAGCCCTGCCGACGGCGCTACGCAGTCGCGATATCATCTTCCACTGCAAGTCGGGCGCCAGGTCGGCCCGTGCTCTGGACGCCGTGGCACCCCATTTCGCCAGGAGGGAGGAGAACGTCGCGCATCTGGAGGGCGGAATCCTGGCCTGGGTCCGCCAGGTGCAACCGGGATCACCGACGTACTGA
- a CDS encoding MFS transporter — MPDSTAKVPAPSDRLSRRALMVWFAGVIAYILAITGRTSMGVAGVEAMEHFQIDASRLAVFTSVQVGVYACAQIPMGMLIDRFGARRMLVVGALMMGIGQVLLGVTSSFPVAILARVIVGTADATAFLSVMRILPAWIPIRKTPVFTQLTGGLGYVGQFMSAVPFSMLLHSQGWSTAFISLGAGSVLVALLTWVVVADSPDPTPAATVGTSAGARNSIGATLSFVVRQPACWLGFFIHFTLMSQVVFTLLWGVPLMTLGMGLTESQASGILVVNMVVSVLVGPLMGVVSARAGRRRPEVVMVATLIVAASWVMFFMSPDPRSFAAVAVINIFVPALAPAANYGFDTVREEVDRRFTATATGLSNMGGFLAAMVAAQAVGFVLDAVSDGGDYAWADFRVAWCALGVVWIFGFIGLLVSRVTMQRWRMVEDNRADL, encoded by the coding sequence GTGCCCGACTCCACTGCAAAAGTACCTGCTCCTTCCGACCGTCTCAGCCGCCGCGCGTTGATGGTGTGGTTCGCCGGTGTCATTGCCTACATCCTGGCGATCACCGGGCGGACGTCGATGGGTGTCGCGGGGGTCGAGGCCATGGAGCACTTCCAGATCGACGCGTCCCGTCTCGCCGTCTTCACGTCCGTACAGGTCGGCGTGTACGCCTGTGCCCAGATCCCGATGGGCATGCTCATCGACCGGTTCGGCGCACGACGGATGCTTGTCGTCGGAGCCCTGATGATGGGTATCGGTCAGGTCCTGCTCGGCGTGACGTCCTCATTTCCCGTTGCGATCCTGGCCCGGGTGATTGTCGGGACCGCAGATGCCACGGCGTTTCTGTCGGTCATGCGTATCCTGCCCGCCTGGATACCGATCCGTAAAACCCCGGTCTTCACCCAGCTGACCGGGGGACTGGGGTATGTCGGACAATTCATGTCCGCCGTACCGTTCTCAATGCTGCTGCATTCCCAGGGGTGGTCGACAGCGTTCATCTCGCTGGGGGCGGGCAGCGTCCTGGTTGCATTGCTTACCTGGGTCGTTGTCGCAGACTCACCGGACCCGACCCCGGCGGCGACCGTCGGCACGTCTGCAGGGGCTCGGAACAGCATCGGTGCAACGTTGTCCTTCGTTGTCCGCCAACCGGCATGTTGGCTGGGGTTCTTCATTCACTTCACGTTGATGAGCCAGGTTGTCTTCACGCTGTTGTGGGGCGTTCCGTTGATGACCCTCGGAATGGGGCTCACCGAGTCCCAGGCTTCGGGGATCCTGGTGGTGAACATGGTCGTCAGCGTTCTCGTCGGCCCACTGATGGGGGTCGTATCTGCTCGGGCGGGCCGACGGCGTCCCGAGGTCGTGATGGTGGCGACGCTGATCGTCGCTGCATCCTGGGTGATGTTCTTCATGTCGCCGGATCCCCGTAGTTTCGCGGCGGTGGCGGTCATCAACATCTTCGTGCCGGCGCTGGCCCCCGCCGCGAACTACGGATTCGACACCGTCCGTGAGGAAGTCGACCGACGATTCACGGCCACGGCGACGGGTCTGTCGAACATGGGGGGATTCCTGGCAGCGATGGTCGCTGCGCAGGCGGTCGGTTTCGTGCTCGACGCCGTCTCTGACGGAGGAGACTACGCCTGGGCCGATTTCAGGGTCGCCTGGTGCGCACTCGGGGTGGTCTGGATCTTCGGGTTCATCGGGCTGTTGGTCAGCAGGGTGACAATGCAGCGGTGGCGTATGGTCGAGGACAACCGGGCCGACCTGTGA
- a CDS encoding sulfite exporter TauE/SafE family protein yields MELILLVFVTILIGSCMQRVSGMGVGLIGGPVLSIAIGPVEGIMVINALAAINAAMSTVTVRRDVDWGKFALIGSVMVLGAVPGTWLIHVMSPAVLQVVVGALLLIALGVTSFGKRFIPAVSGRLPAAVSGVIGGFSNTLAGVAGPVITVYAQASRWDQRTFAATLQPLFIVSGLVSFAIKYFTGAGDISSEPWGIWPAAVVAMVIGIAVGMVFSRRIDREKARMLAVSMAALGGVTVLVRGILSLM; encoded by the coding sequence ATGGAACTTATACTGCTGGTCTTCGTCACGATCCTCATCGGGTCCTGCATGCAGCGGGTTTCCGGTATGGGGGTCGGACTGATCGGCGGCCCGGTGCTCAGCATCGCCATCGGTCCGGTCGAGGGCATCATGGTGATCAACGCACTCGCGGCGATCAATGCCGCGATGTCCACGGTGACTGTGCGTAGAGACGTCGACTGGGGAAAATTCGCCCTGATCGGTTCCGTCATGGTTCTCGGGGCGGTTCCCGGAACCTGGCTGATCCATGTGATGTCACCGGCGGTGCTGCAGGTCGTCGTCGGAGCACTGTTGTTGATCGCGCTCGGGGTCACCAGTTTCGGCAAACGGTTCATCCCCGCTGTGTCAGGAAGACTCCCGGCGGCGGTATCCGGTGTGATTGGCGGATTCAGTAACACCTTGGCCGGTGTGGCAGGGCCGGTGATTACGGTGTACGCCCAGGCGTCCCGCTGGGATCAGCGGACCTTCGCGGCGACCCTCCAGCCGCTGTTCATCGTCTCCGGACTGGTCAGTTTCGCCATCAAGTACTTCACGGGGGCGGGCGACATCTCCAGTGAGCCCTGGGGTATCTGGCCGGCAGCGGTGGTGGCGATGGTCATCGGGATCGCTGTGGGAATGGTGTTCAGCCGCCGGATTGACCGGGAGAAGGCACGGATGCTTGCCGTGTCTATGGCAGCGCTGGGTGGTGTGACGGTACTGGTGCGGGGGATCCTGTCACTCATGTGA